The following coding sequences are from one Eucalyptus grandis isolate ANBG69807.140 chromosome 11, ASM1654582v1, whole genome shotgun sequence window:
- the LOC104424494 gene encoding rust resistance kinase Lr10: MKTTFFCYFDFFSIYSGQLCISQDYLFGVGDFAIFTTLDVMFLLVYFCLVKFAIGMPLVAIFLIYNYRRRHLAMDNNIEEFLQAHNNFFPIRYSYSNIKKITRNFKHKLGEGGYGSVYKGMLRSGNEVAIKILKQSKAHGQDFINEVATIGRIHHVNVVQLIGFCFEGSKQALVYELMSNGSLDKHIFTNEGNKSLNYWKIYEIALGVARGIEYLHRGCDMQILHFDMKPHNILLDKNFTPKVSDFGLARLYPTDHNVVSLTVARGTLGYMAPELFYKNIGGVSCKADVYSFGKLLMEMAGRRKNINANAEHSSQIYFPLWVYDQVNEGGSIEMEEVVEEERKVIKKMIIVALWCIQLIPDHRPPMSKVLEMLEGDIGKLQMPPKPLIYPPDELVNDDKFEMELETFSTSSSVQIISASCSFGDGNNV; the protein is encoded by the exons ATGAAGACAACTTTCTTTtgctattttgatttctttagtATCTACAGTGGTCAGTTGTGCATATCCCAGGATTACTTATTCG GTGTCGGggattttgcaattttcacAACTTTGGATGTTATGTTTCTGCTAG TGTATTTCTGTTTAGTGAAATTTGCCATCGGAATGCCACTTGTTGCGATATTTCTAATCTACAACTACAGAAGAAGGCACTTAGCAATGGACAATAACATCGAAGAATTCTTGCAAGCTCATAACAACTTCTTCcccataaggtactcttactcgaatattaagaagatcacTAGGAATTTTAAGCATAAACTAGGTGAAGGAGGGTATGGTTCTGTGTACAAAGGAATGCTAAGAAGTGGCAACGAAGTGGCCATCAAGATTTTAAAGCAATCCAAGGCTcatggccaagattttatcaatgAAGTGGCTactattggaagaattcatcaTGTTAATGTGGTGCAACTCATTGGCTTTTGCTTTGAAGGCTCGAAACAAGCTCTCGTGTATGAACTCATGTCAAATGGATCTCTGGATAAGCACATTTTCACTAATGAAGGTAATAAGTCTCTCAATTATTGGAAAATATATGAGATTGCTCTTGGAGTGGCAAGGGGGATTGAATACTTGCATCGTGGGTGTGACATGCAAATATTACACTTTGATATGAAGCCTCACAATATTCTTTTAGACAAGAATTTCACTCCGaaagtttctgactttggacttgctAGACTTTATCCTACTGATCACAACGTAGTCTCATTGACTGTTGCAAGAGGAACCTTAGGATATATGGCACCTGAATTGTTCTATAAAAACATTGGTGGTGTATCTTGTAAAGCagatgtctatagctttggaAAGTTGCTCATGGAAATGGCAGGTAGAAGgaagaatataaatgcaaatgcagaacactcaagccaaatttattttcccttGTGGGTGTATGACCAAGTCAATGAAGGAGGAAGTATTGAAATGGAAGAAGTTgtagaagaggaaaggaaggtgataaaaaagatgataatagtTGCACTTTGGTGTATACAATTAATCCCTGACCATCGGCCTCCAATGAGCAAAGTTCTAGAAatgcttgaaggagatattGGTAAACTTCAAATGCCTCCAAAACCGCTTATTTATCCACCAGATGAGCTAGTCAATGATGACAAATTTGAGATGGAACTAGAAACATTTTCAACTTCATCAAGTGTCCAAATAATTTCCGCTAgttgttcttttggagatggcAATAATGTTTAG